A genome region from Nocardiopsis exhalans includes the following:
- a CDS encoding glycoside hydrolase family 3 protein: MSTPRHTRQSTEDRVEDLLRSMTPRERLSLLHQYQAPVERLGVREFRTGTEALHGLAWLGEATVFPQALGLAASWDPGLLRRVGSATATELLAVRRRDPAAGRNVWAPVVNPLRDPRWGRNEEGYSEDPWLTGTLAAAYARGLAGDGPRPRTAPTIKHFLGYNNETDRCTTSSDLPPRVLREYELPAHLPALQEGAAVAVMPSYNLVNGRPAHLSPLINRVLRRAAPDRILVVSDAHAPANLFGLQGFHPDGPTAYAHALRAGLDSFTQDDDRPETTLSYLREALDRGLIGQEDVDEAARNILSVRFRLGEFDPEPEGDEVPEEVVNCPEHRALAREAATRSLTLLRNEGLLPLRAASRIAVIGQLGDTVLEDWYSGTLPYAVTAREGLAEHCEVEFVEGTDRITLETGTGRVVVGADGGLRVEEGTGPEQSGQPEAEEKTASFDLFDWGGGAHALRSAATGLHVDEAPGDTLACTAPGPGTWEVRQTFRLDELPDGRFHLVQVHTGRPVTADGDGTLRLGGQGTAFRVGGLGSGARAAAEAAARADVAVVVAGDHPMVNGRETEDRADLELPARQEEVLEAVHGANPDTVLVLSSGYPYAVTWADEHVPAIVWSAHGGQEYGRALADVLLGAAEPAGRLTQTWYRSVDDLPDPLDYDIITAGGTYLYFGGDPLYPFGHGLGYTPVEYGRAEVTVSGGRVTVEVPVTNTGDRTAEEVVQVYTRQTASRVRQPSRALRGFTRLRIAAGRTETASVSFDVERLAVWDTIGDRFVVEEAPREVLVGRSALDVVATAPLDVPGEPIPARDALTAWSADRYDDASGVRLCPVSPEPGPDVPEDAVSEDAVPGDAVRARASGAWVAYRDVDLGGGATELRLRANAPRAATVRLRLDDPVTGEVAGEAVIPASGGVYDFTDVRTPVRGASGRRDLYVVFEDEGTAVAELVLGGS, from the coding sequence ATGAGTACCCCCCGCCACACCCGCCAGAGCACCGAAGACCGGGTCGAGGACCTGCTCCGGAGCATGACCCCCCGGGAGCGGCTGAGCCTGCTCCACCAGTACCAGGCCCCGGTCGAACGACTCGGCGTCCGCGAGTTCCGGACCGGTACCGAGGCGCTGCACGGGCTGGCCTGGCTCGGTGAGGCCACGGTCTTCCCCCAGGCCCTCGGCCTGGCCGCCAGCTGGGACCCGGGTCTGCTCCGCCGTGTCGGTTCCGCCACCGCCACCGAGCTCCTGGCGGTCCGCCGCCGGGACCCCGCGGCCGGGCGCAACGTGTGGGCCCCGGTCGTCAACCCGCTCAGGGACCCCCGGTGGGGGCGCAACGAGGAGGGCTACTCCGAGGACCCCTGGCTCACCGGAACGCTCGCCGCCGCCTACGCCCGGGGCCTGGCCGGAGACGGGCCGCGCCCGCGCACGGCACCCACGATCAAGCACTTCCTCGGCTACAACAACGAGACCGACCGCTGCACCACCTCCAGCGACCTGCCGCCCCGCGTGCTGCGCGAGTACGAGCTCCCCGCCCACCTGCCCGCACTCCAGGAGGGTGCCGCCGTCGCGGTCATGCCGTCCTACAACCTGGTCAACGGCAGGCCCGCCCACCTGAGCCCGCTCATCAACAGGGTGCTGCGCCGTGCCGCACCCGACCGGATCCTCGTGGTCAGCGACGCCCACGCGCCCGCCAACCTCTTCGGGCTCCAGGGCTTCCACCCGGACGGGCCCACCGCCTACGCGCACGCCCTGCGCGCCGGGCTGGACAGCTTCACCCAGGACGACGACCGGCCCGAGACCACCCTCTCCTACCTGCGGGAAGCCCTCGACCGGGGCCTGATCGGCCAGGAGGACGTCGACGAGGCGGCACGCAACATCCTCTCCGTCCGGTTCCGCCTGGGCGAGTTCGACCCCGAACCCGAAGGCGACGAGGTACCCGAGGAGGTCGTGAACTGCCCCGAGCACCGGGCCCTGGCCAGGGAGGCCGCCACCCGCTCACTCACCCTGCTGCGCAACGAAGGCCTTCTGCCGCTGCGGGCGGCCTCGCGGATCGCGGTGATCGGCCAGCTCGGCGACACCGTCCTGGAGGACTGGTACAGCGGAACCCTCCCCTACGCCGTCACCGCTCGGGAGGGCCTGGCCGAGCACTGCGAGGTGGAGTTCGTCGAGGGAACGGACCGGATCACCCTGGAGACCGGCACCGGCCGGGTGGTCGTGGGTGCTGACGGCGGGCTCCGGGTGGAAGAGGGGACCGGTCCCGAGCAGTCCGGGCAGCCCGAAGCGGAGGAGAAGACGGCCTCCTTCGACCTCTTCGACTGGGGCGGGGGAGCGCACGCCCTGCGGTCGGCGGCCACCGGACTCCACGTGGACGAGGCCCCCGGGGACACCCTGGCCTGCACCGCTCCCGGGCCGGGCACCTGGGAGGTCCGCCAGACCTTCCGGCTCGACGAACTTCCGGACGGGCGGTTCCACCTCGTCCAGGTGCACACCGGCCGCCCCGTCACCGCCGACGGGGACGGAACGCTCCGGTTGGGCGGGCAGGGCACCGCCTTCCGGGTAGGCGGACTGGGGTCCGGGGCGCGGGCCGCCGCCGAGGCAGCGGCCCGAGCCGACGTCGCCGTGGTGGTGGCCGGAGACCACCCCATGGTCAACGGCCGCGAGACCGAGGACCGGGCGGACCTGGAACTGCCCGCCCGACAGGAGGAGGTGCTCGAGGCGGTCCACGGCGCCAACCCGGACACCGTCCTGGTGCTGAGCAGCGGGTACCCGTACGCCGTGACCTGGGCGGACGAGCACGTCCCGGCGATCGTGTGGTCGGCGCACGGCGGCCAGGAGTACGGGCGGGCGCTGGCCGACGTCCTGCTGGGGGCGGCGGAGCCCGCGGGCCGCCTCACCCAGACCTGGTACCGGAGCGTCGACGACCTCCCGGACCCGCTGGACTACGACATCATCACCGCGGGCGGAACCTACCTGTACTTCGGCGGAGACCCGCTCTACCCCTTCGGGCACGGACTCGGCTACACCCCGGTCGAGTACGGCCGGGCCGAGGTGACGGTCTCCGGCGGCAGGGTCACCGTCGAGGTGCCCGTCACCAACACCGGTGACCGGACGGCCGAGGAGGTCGTGCAGGTCTACACCCGGCAGACGGCCTCCAGGGTGCGCCAGCCCTCCCGGGCCCTGCGGGGCTTCACTCGCCTGCGGATCGCGGCCGGACGGACCGAGACCGCCTCGGTCTCCTTCGACGTCGAGCGGCTGGCGGTCTGGGACACCATCGGGGACCGCTTCGTGGTCGAGGAGGCGCCCAGGGAGGTCCTGGTGGGGCGCTCGGCGCTGGACGTGGTCGCCACCGCGCCCCTGGACGTGCCCGGGGAGCCGATCCCCGCCCGTGACGCCCTCACCGCGTGGTCGGCGGACCGCTACGACGACGCCTCCGGGGTCCGGCTGTGCCCGGTCAGCCCCGAACCCGGCCCCGACGTTCCCGAAGACGCGGTGTCCGAAGACGCGGTGCCCGGGGACGCGGTGCGCGCCCGGGCCTCCGGAGCGTGGGTCGCCTACCGGGACGTGGACCTCGGCGGCGGCGCGACCGAACTCCGGTTGAGGGCCAACGCGCCCCGGGCGGCGACCGTCCGGCTGCGCCTGGACGACCCGGTCACGGGCGAGGTCGCCGGAGAGGCCGTGATCCCCGCGAGCGGCGGCGTCTACGACTTCACCGATGTGCGTACCCCGGTCCGCGGCGCCTCGGGGCGGCGCGACCTGTACGTGGTCTTCGAGGACGAGGGCACCGCCGTGGCGGAGCTGGTCCTGGGCGGATCCTGA